In the Magnolia sinica isolate HGM2019 chromosome 15, MsV1, whole genome shotgun sequence genome, one interval contains:
- the LOC131227694 gene encoding uncharacterized protein LOC131227694 isoform X3, whose translation MPMDSCFSAPSEDEMGSVRTLVGVKQVKQGMPETDWDESMPLPGDIIEGVAEEDGEDRFVPAKVRSELRSQLAKLNRQVEVVWVKVRRGGGTLKLRVRVVPDGCAKLQRRFTIRALSDDRHVAVLGDLTLEQCVELQEMSRKVVNVDRGGFPKKGVKYDWKKKVGTYLPDPQCSVISSILFMPFPSEYGIEPTTRRSMAWLSAAVSSGVPLIFVNIQTDQIVTSGFICIYSVSKGLAADRAGLKELREQAAAAGRLVVIARLEGKSLMPSTVSSAGLIHCCDHNDVKETLASAIERMDGIHLHIMACSGQNSARPTQVTGLATLKFPAEESCPIMATSFVQTTTVGEMMAHTAT comes from the exons ATGCCTATGGACTCGTGCTTCTCGGCCCCGTCCGAAGACGAGATGGGCAGCGTGCGGACGCTGGTGGGAGTGAAGCAAGTGAAGCAGGGCATGCCCGAGACGGATTGGGACGAGAGCATGCCGCTGCCGGGCGATATCATCGAAGGCGTGGCTGAAGAGGACGGCGAGGATCGGTTCGTGCCAGCGAAGGTGCGGTCAGAGCTGAGGTCGCAGCTGGCGAAGCTGAACAGGCAGGTGGAAGTTGTATGGGTGAAGGTGAGGAGAGGTGGTGGGACCCTCAAGCTGCGGGTCCGGGTGGTCCCGGATGGATGCGCTAAGCTGCAGCGTCGGTTCACCATACGAGCCCTCTCAGATGATCGCCACGTGGCTGTGCTGGGGGACTTGACATTGGAGCAGTGTGTTGAGCTGCAAG AGATGAGCAGGAAGGTGGTGAATGTGGACCGTGGGGGCTTCCCCAAGAAGGGAGTGAAATATGATTGGAAGAAGAAGGTGGGGACCTACCTACCTGACCCTCAATGCAGTGTAATCAGCTCCATCCTTTTCATGCCATTCCCATCCGAATACGGCATCGAGCCAACCACCAGGCGATCGATGGCCTGGCTTTCAGCAGCCGTCTCTTCGGGTGTCCCACTCATCTTCGTCAACATCCAGACCGACCAGATCGTTACCTCA ggcttcATCTGCATCTACTCAGTGTCCAAGGGACTGGCAGCGGACCGGGCTGGTCTTAAAGAGCTACGTGAGCAAGCGGCTGCTGCGGGCCGGCTCGTGGTAATCGCCCGGCTGGAAGGGAAGAGCCTCATGCCATCCACCGTCTCCTCAGCCGGCCTCATACATTGCTGCGACCACAACGACGTGAAGGAGACACTCGCCTCTGCTATCGAACGGATGGATGGGATCCACCTTCACATCATGGCATGCTCCGGTCAAAATTCCGCTCGGCCTACTCAGGTGACCGGCCTTGCCACCCTTAAGTTTCCAGCAGAAGAATCTTGCCCTATAATGGCCACCAGCTTTGTTCAAACCACAACCGTTGGTGAAATGATGGCCCACACAGCTACCTAG
- the LOC131227694 gene encoding uncharacterized protein LOC131227694 isoform X1, which translates to MPMDSCFSAPSEDEMGSVRTLVGVKQVKQGMPETDWDESMPLPGDIIEGVAEEDGEDRFVPAKVRSELRSQLAKLNRQVEVVWVKVRRGGGTLKLRVRVVPDGCAKLQRRFTIRALSDDRHVAVLGDLTLEQCVELQEMSRKVVNVDRGGFPKKGVKYDWKKKVGTYLPDPQCSVISSILFMPFPSEYGIEPTTRRSMAWLSAAVSSGVPLIFVNIQTDQIVTSERTASSIVGGGQISRHDTGWYRQRNSNATIQITQGIRLWFLPGVAEISVMLTPEPGETRFGMDIKRTEEGFICIYSVSKGLAADRAGLKELREQAAAAGRLVVIARLEGKSLMPSTVSSAGLIHCCDHNDVKETLASAIERMDGIHLHIMACSGQNSARPTQVTGLATLKFPAEESCPIMATSFVQTTTVGEMMAHTAT; encoded by the exons ATGCCTATGGACTCGTGCTTCTCGGCCCCGTCCGAAGACGAGATGGGCAGCGTGCGGACGCTGGTGGGAGTGAAGCAAGTGAAGCAGGGCATGCCCGAGACGGATTGGGACGAGAGCATGCCGCTGCCGGGCGATATCATCGAAGGCGTGGCTGAAGAGGACGGCGAGGATCGGTTCGTGCCAGCGAAGGTGCGGTCAGAGCTGAGGTCGCAGCTGGCGAAGCTGAACAGGCAGGTGGAAGTTGTATGGGTGAAGGTGAGGAGAGGTGGTGGGACCCTCAAGCTGCGGGTCCGGGTGGTCCCGGATGGATGCGCTAAGCTGCAGCGTCGGTTCACCATACGAGCCCTCTCAGATGATCGCCACGTGGCTGTGCTGGGGGACTTGACATTGGAGCAGTGTGTTGAGCTGCAAG AGATGAGCAGGAAGGTGGTGAATGTGGACCGTGGGGGCTTCCCCAAGAAGGGAGTGAAATATGATTGGAAGAAGAAGGTGGGGACCTACCTACCTGACCCTCAATGCAGTGTAATCAGCTCCATCCTTTTCATGCCATTCCCATCCGAATACGGCATCGAGCCAACCACCAGGCGATCGATGGCCTGGCTTTCAGCAGCCGTCTCTTCGGGTGTCCCACTCATCTTCGTCAACATCCAGACCGACCAGATCGTTACCTCA GAAAGAACAGCTTCTTCGATCGTCGGCGGCGGCCAGATTTCCCGGCATGATACAGGCTGGTACAGGCAAAGAAATTCAAACGCGACCATCCAAATCACACAAGGAATCCGACTATGGTTTTTGCCCGGCGTGGCTGAGATTTCGGTGATGTTGACGCCGGAGCCCGGAGAAACCCGGTTTGGGATGGACATCAAGCGGACTGAAGAG ggcttcATCTGCATCTACTCAGTGTCCAAGGGACTGGCAGCGGACCGGGCTGGTCTTAAAGAGCTACGTGAGCAAGCGGCTGCTGCGGGCCGGCTCGTGGTAATCGCCCGGCTGGAAGGGAAGAGCCTCATGCCATCCACCGTCTCCTCAGCCGGCCTCATACATTGCTGCGACCACAACGACGTGAAGGAGACACTCGCCTCTGCTATCGAACGGATGGATGGGATCCACCTTCACATCATGGCATGCTCCGGTCAAAATTCCGCTCGGCCTACTCAGGTGACCGGCCTTGCCACCCTTAAGTTTCCAGCAGAAGAATCTTGCCCTATAATGGCCACCAGCTTTGTTCAAACCACAACCGTTGGTGAAATGATGGCCCACACAGCTACCTAG